The following proteins come from a genomic window of Paenibacillus spongiae:
- a CDS encoding C40 family peptidase yields MKKAFISLVAGVMIFAGGGSVFAAQTPLNESIDQVIGTPYKWGGTTEKGFDCSGFIIYIFDQFKVDLPRTSSSQAETGTEVSQDELREGDLVFFNTSGKGVSHAGIYVGDGKFAHSSSSKGVVISKLSDSYYKERYVTARRVVSSETYASVMKSE; encoded by the coding sequence TTGAAAAAAGCTTTCATATCGTTAGTAGCAGGGGTCATGATATTTGCAGGAGGAGGAAGTGTTTTCGCAGCACAGACTCCATTGAACGAATCCATCGATCAGGTGATCGGCACGCCTTACAAGTGGGGCGGAACGACCGAGAAGGGATTTGATTGCTCGGGATTCATCATCTATATCTTCGATCAGTTCAAGGTAGACCTCCCAAGAACGTCCAGCTCGCAAGCAGAGACGGGTACTGAAGTAAGCCAGGACGAGCTCCGCGAAGGCGATCTCGTATTCTTCAATACGAGCGGCAAAGGCGTTTCGCATGCCGGAATCTATGTAGGGGACGGCAAATTCGCCCATTCCTCCAGCAGCAAAGGGGTCGTCATTAGTAAATTGTCCGATTCCTATTACAAGGAACGTTATGTAACGGCTAGACGTGTCGTCTCCTCCGAAACGTATGCATCTGTCATGAAGAGCGAGTAG
- a CDS encoding disulfide oxidoreductase — protein sequence MKFREYTLYMAWIVAVVATLGSLYFSEIRGYIPCELCWYQRILMYPLSIILGIAAYNTETSIKKYVLPLSIFGGFISLFHYLEQKVPGFASIKPCTQGVPCNIDYINWLGFITIPFLALIAFTLITVLMILTKSEK from the coding sequence ATGAAATTTCGTGAATATACGTTGTACATGGCTTGGATCGTAGCTGTCGTTGCAACGCTCGGCAGTCTCTATTTTAGCGAAATACGCGGATATATTCCGTGCGAATTATGTTGGTACCAGCGCATTCTGATGTACCCTCTGTCGATCATTTTGGGGATCGCAGCGTATAATACGGAGACAAGCATTAAGAAGTATGTGCTGCCATTATCCATCTTCGGGGGTTTCATCTCGCTGTTCCATTACTTGGAGCAGAAGGTGCCGGGGTTTGCTTCGATTAAGCCTTGTACGCAAGGCGTTCCCTGCAATATCGATTATATTAACTGGCTCGGTTTTATCACCATACCGTTCCTGGCCTTGATCGCGTTCACGCTCATTACGGTGCTCATGATTTTGACAAAATCCGAAAAATGA